In one window of Skermanella rosea DNA:
- a CDS encoding NfeD family protein produces MEIESWYWLVTALVLAAIEAFVPGTFFIWLAVAAAVVGLTLLALPDLPWQVQFLTFAILSIGSAVGFRQYQRRHPETSADPTLNRRGASLVGRLVVLERPIVNGRGHAFVGDTLWTVTGKDQPAGSTVKVVGTDGIMLKVDSPDRAG; encoded by the coding sequence ATGGAAATCGAATCCTGGTACTGGCTGGTGACCGCCCTCGTCCTCGCGGCGATAGAAGCCTTCGTGCCCGGCACCTTCTTCATCTGGCTCGCGGTCGCGGCGGCGGTGGTCGGGCTGACCCTCCTGGCGCTGCCGGATCTGCCATGGCAGGTCCAGTTCCTGACCTTCGCGATCCTGTCGATCGGCTCGGCGGTCGGGTTCCGGCAGTACCAGCGCCGCCATCCCGAGACCAGCGCCGACCCGACCCTGAACCGGCGCGGCGCGTCCCTGGTCGGCAGGCTGGTCGTGCTCGAAAGGCCGATCGTGAACGGCAGGGGCCATGCCTTCGTCGGCGACACCCTGTGGACCGTCACCGGCAAGGATCAGCCGGCCGGCAGCACGGTCAAGGTGGTCGGCACCGACGGCATCATGCTGAAGGTGGATTCCCCCGACCGGGCGGGCTGA
- a CDS encoding SPFH domain-containing protein, with protein MELVLNGFSLFVIAVVAFAVITVLLGVKTVPQGQEFTVERFGRYTRTLSPGLNLIVPVIDRVGARQSMMETVMDVPSQEVITRDNAMVKVDGVVFFQVLDAAKASYEVNNLPTAVLNLTMTNIRTVMGSMDLDELLSQRDKINTQLLHVVDEATTPWGLKITRIEIRDIQPPRDLVDSMARQMKAERDRRASILEAEGQRAAAILRAEGEKQAAILQAEGRREAAFRDAEAREREAEAEATATRVVSDAIGGGNVQALNYFVAQSYVEALARIAAAPNQKILFMPLEASSLIGTIGGIAELAKGGFRSDPPPAPPPSPPAPPPPPAGPWSTT; from the coding sequence GTGGAACTGGTTCTGAACGGCTTTTCGCTGTTCGTGATCGCGGTCGTCGCGTTCGCGGTCATCACCGTGCTGCTGGGCGTCAAGACGGTACCGCAGGGGCAGGAATTCACCGTCGAGCGCTTCGGCCGCTACACCAGGACCCTGTCGCCCGGCCTCAACCTGATCGTCCCCGTGATCGACCGGGTGGGCGCCCGGCAGAGCATGATGGAAACCGTGATGGACGTGCCCTCGCAGGAGGTCATCACGCGGGACAACGCCATGGTGAAGGTCGACGGCGTGGTGTTCTTCCAGGTGCTCGATGCCGCCAAGGCGTCTTACGAGGTCAACAACCTTCCGACCGCCGTGCTCAACCTGACCATGACCAACATCCGCACGGTGATGGGCTCGATGGACCTGGACGAGTTGCTGTCCCAGCGGGACAAGATCAACACCCAGTTGCTCCACGTGGTGGACGAGGCGACCACGCCCTGGGGCCTGAAGATCACCCGGATCGAGATCCGCGACATCCAGCCGCCACGCGACCTGGTCGACAGCATGGCCCGCCAGATGAAGGCCGAGCGCGACCGCCGCGCCTCGATCCTGGAGGCCGAGGGGCAGCGCGCCGCGGCGATCCTGCGGGCCGAGGGCGAGAAGCAGGCGGCGATCCTCCAGGCGGAGGGCCGGCGCGAGGCCGCCTTCCGCGATGCCGAGGCGCGCGAACGCGAAGCCGAGGCGGAGGCGACGGCCACGCGGGTGGTCTCCGACGCGATCGGCGGCGGCAACGTCCAGGCGCTGAACTATTTCGTCGCCCAGAGCTATGTCGAGGCCCTGGCCCGGATCGCCGCCGCGCCGAACCAGAAGATCCTGTTCATGCCGCTCGAAGCCTCCAGCCTGATCGGCACGATCGGCGGCATCGCCGAACTGGCGAAGGGGGGCTTCAGGAGCGACCCGCCGCCCGCGCCGCCGCCAAGCCCGCCGGCACCGCCGCCTCCCCCGGCCGGCCCCTGGTCCACCACCTGA
- a CDS encoding AI-2E family transporter has translation MTSNIAAPHLEGRPRATGPMPNHSQGAGGRSTAERVALIGLFSLAVLYTLYLARDLLLPVFLALLLSLLLRPLVKALRRLRIPEVVSAIFLVALLLAGLVGAAFSLTEPATSWIKRAPVVMREMEFKLGDLRDSIESARRASHQIEQMAAAADDEAQAVIVRGPTLAEQVLTQTQVVVAQAFIVLVLLFFFLAGGRSMLEQVMGSMTNLEARIHYATIAGTVQKNIAAYLATVTLINTALGLLTAGIMTVLGMPNPGLWGVMVALLNFIPYLGSGVSLVVIGVVSALTFDDLLQIAAPPLAFLVLTAIEGNFVTPMIVGRRLTLNPIGVFLTILFWGWLWGIPGALMAVPILAVFKILCDAHKPLHPLGALLGGKPGM, from the coding sequence ATGACCAGCAATATCGCCGCCCCCCATCTGGAAGGCCGCCCCCGGGCCACCGGACCGATGCCGAACCACTCCCAGGGTGCGGGAGGCCGGAGCACCGCCGAGCGGGTCGCGTTGATCGGTCTGTTCAGCCTCGCCGTGCTCTACACGCTGTATCTGGCGCGCGACCTTCTGCTGCCCGTCTTCCTGGCGCTGCTGCTGAGCCTGCTGCTGCGGCCGCTGGTCAAGGCGCTGCGCCGCCTGCGCATCCCCGAGGTGGTGAGCGCCATCTTCCTGGTGGCCCTGCTGCTCGCGGGGCTGGTCGGCGCCGCCTTCAGCCTGACTGAGCCCGCGACCTCCTGGATAAAACGGGCGCCGGTCGTGATGCGCGAGATGGAGTTCAAGCTGGGCGACCTGCGCGACTCGATCGAGAGCGCCCGTCGCGCCTCCCACCAGATAGAGCAGATGGCGGCGGCGGCCGACGACGAGGCCCAGGCGGTCATCGTCCGGGGACCGACCCTGGCGGAACAGGTGCTGACCCAGACCCAGGTGGTGGTGGCCCAGGCCTTCATCGTGCTGGTGCTGCTGTTCTTCTTCCTGGCCGGAGGGCGCAGCATGCTGGAACAGGTCATGGGCTCGATGACCAACCTGGAGGCCCGCATCCATTATGCGACCATCGCCGGGACGGTCCAGAAGAACATCGCGGCCTACCTGGCGACCGTCACGCTGATCAACACCGCCCTGGGACTGCTGACGGCCGGCATCATGACGGTGCTGGGAATGCCCAATCCGGGGCTGTGGGGCGTCATGGTGGCGCTGCTCAACTTCATCCCCTATCTCGGCTCCGGCGTCAGCCTGGTGGTCATCGGCGTCGTCTCCGCCCTGACCTTCGACGACCTGCTCCAGATCGCCGCCCCGCCGCTGGCGTTCCTGGTCCTGACCGCGATCGAGGGCAACTTCGTGACTCCCATGATCGTCGGCCGCCGGCTGACGCTCAACCCGATCGGGGTGTTCCTGACGATCCTGTTCTGGGGTTGGCTCTGGGGCATTCCCGGCGCGCTGATGGCGGTGCCCATCCTGGCCGTCTTCAAGATCCTGTGCGATGCCCACAAGCCGCTGCATCCCCTGGGCGCGCTGCTCGGCGGCAAGCCGGGCATGTAG
- a CDS encoding AbrB family transcriptional regulator, whose product MTHPPADRWRNAIRSLKPGLLALTLALGTAGGALFAFFNLPLAWMIGSMVFCTAAAMGGLPVQVPGGLRSAMIMILGIMLGSAFNPDIVGRLGDWVLSLTGLALYILTGGALGILFLRRVARYDPITAFFTATPGGLNEMVIVGGAMGGDDRTISVAHSARVMLVVMVVPVWFQFFEGYSPAARGPLGPGLTEVPPVDLALLASCAVGALLGKWLRLPAYMLVGPMLLSAAIHLAGLTAGKPPGVLVAAAQIVVGAALGSRFSGVRLSRIAHTLAIASGLTLMLLAVTMVFSVALHWLTGIPLPALVLAFAPGGLAEMSLVALALGVDAAFVSTHHIVRIVLIVSLVPLVFRVYRHMAARRLPKDSEEPPAPSGR is encoded by the coding sequence ATGACCCATCCTCCTGCCGACCGGTGGCGGAACGCGATCCGCAGCCTCAAGCCCGGCCTGCTCGCGCTGACCCTCGCGCTGGGCACCGCCGGCGGCGCCCTGTTCGCCTTCTTCAACCTGCCGCTCGCCTGGATGATCGGCTCCATGGTGTTCTGCACGGCGGCGGCCATGGGCGGCTTGCCGGTCCAGGTGCCCGGCGGCCTGCGCTCCGCCATGATCATGATCCTGGGCATCATGCTGGGCAGCGCCTTCAACCCGGACATCGTGGGCCGGCTGGGCGACTGGGTGCTCAGCCTGACCGGACTTGCGCTCTACATCCTGACCGGCGGCGCGCTCGGCATCCTGTTCCTGCGGCGGGTCGCCCGCTACGACCCGATCACCGCCTTCTTCACCGCGACGCCCGGCGGGCTGAACGAGATGGTGATCGTCGGCGGGGCGATGGGCGGCGACGACCGCACCATCTCGGTCGCCCACAGCGCTCGGGTCATGCTGGTCGTCATGGTGGTGCCGGTGTGGTTCCAGTTCTTCGAGGGCTACAGCCCCGCCGCCAGGGGTCCGCTCGGGCCGGGCCTGACGGAGGTTCCGCCGGTCGACCTCGCGCTGCTGGCGTCCTGCGCCGTCGGCGCCCTCCTGGGGAAATGGCTCCGCCTGCCGGCCTACATGCTGGTCGGCCCGATGCTGCTGAGCGCCGCGATCCACCTGGCCGGCCTGACCGCCGGCAAGCCGCCGGGCGTGCTGGTCGCCGCGGCGCAGATCGTCGTCGGCGCCGCGCTGGGCAGCCGGTTCTCCGGGGTCAGGCTCAGCCGGATCGCCCATACGCTGGCGATCGCCTCCGGCCTGACGCTGATGCTGCTGGCCGTCACGATGGTCTTCTCCGTGGCGCTGCACTGGCTCACGGGGATACCGCTGCCGGCCCTGGTGCTGGCCTTCGCGCCGGGCGGGCTGGCGGAGATGAGCCTGGTGGCCCTGGCGCTCGGCGTCGATGCCGCCTTCGTCTCGACCCACCACATCGTGCGCATCGTCCTGATCGTGTCGCTGGTCCCGCTGGTCTTTCGGGTGTACCGCCACATGGCGGCCCGCCGACTGCCGAAGGACTCCGAAGAGCCACCCGCCCCCTCCGGCCGGTAA
- a CDS encoding M14 family metallopeptidase — MTQTAYRIELTPPDITPYRAGNTGIDFVTTLDSGRSGPHVLVNALTHGNELCGPVALDFLFRQGVRPVRGALTLCFANTAAYQCFDPKRPGNSRFVDEDFNRVWAEDVLDGPRRSVELERARTLRPLYDTVDLLLDLHSMQNATAPLVLCGATDRGCDLAKAVGVPEWVVRDSGHAAGRRLLDYAPFVDPAARKTALLAECGQHWAASSADVAIEVTLRFLLATGTVTPEFAAPHLPPTPPPPQKVIEITEAVTMAGSDFLYEADYVGMEIIERAGTLIAHDDDREIRTPYDDCVLIMPSRRLRRGQTAVRLGRIVS; from the coding sequence TTGACCCAGACCGCCTATCGGATCGAACTGACGCCGCCGGACATCACGCCTTACCGGGCCGGCAACACCGGCATCGATTTCGTGACGACGCTGGACAGCGGCAGGAGCGGCCCGCACGTCCTGGTGAACGCGCTGACCCACGGCAACGAACTCTGCGGCCCGGTCGCGCTGGACTTCCTGTTCCGCCAAGGCGTACGCCCGGTCCGGGGAGCCCTGACCCTCTGCTTCGCCAATACGGCGGCCTACCAGTGCTTCGATCCGAAGCGGCCGGGCAACTCGCGCTTCGTGGACGAGGACTTCAACCGCGTATGGGCGGAGGACGTCCTGGACGGCCCGCGCCGCTCCGTCGAGCTGGAGCGGGCCCGGACCTTGCGTCCGCTCTACGACACCGTCGACCTGCTGCTGGACCTGCATTCGATGCAGAACGCGACCGCCCCGCTGGTGCTGTGCGGCGCCACGGACCGCGGGTGCGACCTGGCCAAGGCGGTCGGCGTGCCGGAATGGGTGGTGAGGGATTCCGGGCATGCCGCCGGACGCCGCCTGCTCGACTACGCCCCCTTCGTCGATCCTGCCGCGCGGAAGACCGCCCTGCTGGCCGAATGCGGGCAGCACTGGGCGGCATCGTCGGCCGACGTGGCGATCGAGGTGACGCTCCGCTTCCTGCTCGCGACGGGAACCGTCACGCCGGAGTTCGCCGCCCCCCATCTGCCGCCCACCCCGCCGCCGCCCCAGAAGGTGATCGAGATCACCGAGGCGGTCACCATGGCCGGGAGCGACTTCCTGTACGAGGCGGACTATGTCGGGATGGAGATCATCGAGCGCGCCGGAACCCTGATCGCGCATGACGACGACCGGGAAATCCGCACGCCCTACGATGATTGCGTGCTGATCATGCCGTCCCGGCGGCTGCGCCGGGGACAGACGGCGGTCCGGCTCGGCCGCATCGTCTCCTGA
- a CDS encoding N-formylglutamate amidohydrolase — translation MSFVIEDVLVRDDPVGQMVPLVLDSPHSGSVYPRDFNFVCPLPALRQAEDTHVDELVSAAPEAGATLIAALFPRSYIDVNRAIDDIEPELLDGHWPEPLRPSDKSNAGMGLIRRLCKPGIPMYDGRLPVPHVAERIDRYYRPYHEQVAGAIDRAYARFGTVYHLNCHSMPTFGRDPVTRADFVLGDRDGTTCEPDFTRYVAAFLTSLGYRVRINDPYKGVELVRRYSDPKRGLHSLQFEIHRGLYMNEETLEKNEGFGRLQSHLTMLIRHLAAYAGDAVKLDAAE, via the coding sequence ATGAGCTTTGTGATCGAAGATGTGCTGGTGCGTGACGATCCGGTCGGGCAGATGGTCCCGCTCGTGCTCGACTCGCCCCACAGCGGCTCCGTCTACCCCCGGGATTTCAATTTCGTCTGCCCGCTGCCGGCCCTCCGGCAGGCGGAGGATACCCATGTGGACGAGCTGGTCTCGGCCGCGCCGGAGGCCGGGGCCACGCTGATCGCCGCCCTCTTCCCGCGGAGCTACATCGACGTCAACCGGGCGATCGACGACATCGAGCCGGAACTGCTCGACGGGCATTGGCCGGAACCGCTCAGGCCGAGCGACAAGAGCAATGCCGGCATGGGGCTGATCCGGCGCCTGTGCAAGCCCGGCATCCCCATGTACGACGGCCGCCTCCCGGTGCCCCACGTGGCCGAAAGGATCGACCGCTACTACCGTCCCTACCACGAGCAGGTCGCCGGCGCGATCGACCGTGCCTATGCCCGCTTCGGTACGGTCTACCACCTGAACTGCCACTCCATGCCGACCTTCGGCCGCGATCCGGTCACCCGGGCGGACTTCGTCCTGGGGGACCGGGACGGAACCACCTGCGAACCGGATTTCACCCGGTACGTCGCCGCGTTCCTGACCAGCCTGGGCTACAGGGTCAGGATCAACGATCCCTACAAGGGGGTCGAACTGGTACGGCGCTATTCCGACCCGAAGCGCGGTCTCCACAGCCTGCAGTTCGAGATCCACCGCGGCCTCTACATGAACGAGGAGACGCTGGAGAAGAACGAGGGTTTCGGCCGCCTGCAGTCCCATCTGACCATGCTGATCCGGCATCTCGCCGCTTACGCCGGCGATGCTGTCAAGCTGGATGCCGCCGAGTAG
- a CDS encoding invasion associated locus B family protein yields MILPRRPLLAAVLSLLTALAPSVAAAQFSPENEAPPPTVELAREGPFEVVCVDSRNQEITSFGPLFRVLRDNGREVRWQYEMEDGLTFIGRFDDLLTCRYEDRRRKR; encoded by the coding sequence ATGATCCTGCCTCGCCGGCCCCTCCTTGCTGCCGTGCTGTCGTTGCTCACGGCGCTTGCGCCGTCGGTGGCCGCCGCGCAGTTCTCGCCCGAGAACGAGGCCCCGCCTCCCACCGTCGAACTCGCCCGCGAAGGGCCGTTCGAGGTGGTCTGCGTCGACAGCCGCAACCAGGAGATCACCAGCTTCGGGCCGCTGTTCCGGGTCCTGAGGGACAACGGGCGCGAGGTGCGCTGGCAATACGAGATGGAGGACGGGCTGACTTTCATCGGCCGCTTCGACGACCTGCTGACCTGCCGCTACGAGGATCGGCGACGGAAGCGCTGA
- a CDS encoding NAD kinase → MPEGHPTIAFVAADTNEARNAQVRLAHRYGNTPLDHADTVVALGGDGFLLETLHRTLKRPVPVYGMNRGSVGFLLNEFSEENLVDRVARAQKVTLHPLRMVAIRENGERTEGLAINEVALLRETRQAAKLRITVDGVVRLPELICDGCLVATPAGSTAYNLSAHGPILPLGSSILALTPISAFRPRRWRGALLPQSARIVFDVLECSKRPVSAVGDFTEVREVIRVEVHEDRDVSLTLLFDPEHNLEERILKEQFAP, encoded by the coding sequence ATGCCCGAGGGACATCCGACGATCGCGTTCGTCGCCGCCGACACGAACGAGGCGCGCAATGCGCAGGTGCGGCTGGCGCATCGCTACGGCAACACGCCGCTCGACCACGCGGACACGGTCGTGGCACTCGGCGGCGACGGCTTCCTGCTGGAGACGCTGCACAGGACGCTGAAGCGGCCGGTTCCGGTCTATGGCATGAACCGCGGCTCCGTCGGGTTCCTGCTGAACGAATTCAGCGAGGAGAACCTGGTGGACCGGGTCGCCCGCGCGCAGAAAGTGACGCTCCACCCGCTGCGCATGGTCGCGATCCGGGAAAACGGCGAACGGACCGAGGGCCTCGCCATCAACGAGGTGGCCTTGCTGCGCGAAACCAGGCAGGCGGCGAAGCTCCGGATCACCGTGGACGGCGTCGTCCGCTTGCCGGAGCTGATCTGCGACGGCTGCCTGGTCGCGACGCCGGCCGGGAGCACCGCGTACAACCTGTCGGCCCATGGCCCGATCCTGCCGCTGGGATCGAGCATCCTGGCCCTGACGCCGATCAGCGCGTTCCGCCCGCGCCGCTGGCGCGGCGCGCTGCTGCCCCAATCGGCGCGCATCGTGTTCGACGTGCTGGAATGCTCCAAGCGCCCGGTCAGCGCGGTCGGCGACTTCACGGAGGTCCGCGAGGTGATCCGGGTCGAGGTCCATGAAGATCGCGACGTCTCCCTCACCCTGCTGTTCGACCCGGAGCACAATCTGGAGGAACGTATCCTCAAGGAGCAGTTCGCCCCCTGA
- the moaA gene encoding GTP 3',8-cyclase MoaA, with protein sequence MSSTVFPSAANDSPRSSSPIVDPFGRSVSYLRVSVTDRCDFRCVYCMAEDMTFLPKAEVLTLEELDRICSAFVGLGVSKLRLTGGEPLVRKGIMNLIRSLGRHLGSGALKELTLTTNGSQLERYATELYDAGVRRINVSIDTLDPHKFEAITRWGKLDKVLAGLKAAREAGLAVKINCVALKGVNDDEFHRLVAWCGDEGFDLTFIEVMPMGDIGGEARLDQYLPLSLVRSRIAERWTLNEIDYTTGGPARYVEVRETGRRIGFITPLTHNFCESCNRVRLTCTGTLYMCLGQEDAADLRTPVRMSDDDALLVERIREAIGRKPKGHDFIIDRRSKAAPVPRHMSVTGG encoded by the coding sequence ATGAGCAGCACAGTGTTTCCGTCAGCGGCCAACGACTCTCCCAGGTCGTCTTCTCCCATCGTCGACCCGTTCGGCCGTTCCGTCAGCTATCTCCGCGTCTCGGTCACGGACCGGTGCGATTTCCGGTGCGTCTACTGCATGGCGGAGGATATGACCTTCCTGCCGAAGGCGGAGGTCCTGACCCTGGAGGAACTGGACAGGATCTGCAGCGCCTTCGTGGGGCTGGGCGTCTCCAAGCTCCGCCTGACCGGCGGCGAGCCGCTGGTCCGCAAGGGCATCATGAACCTGATCCGGTCGCTGGGCCGGCATCTCGGCAGCGGCGCCCTCAAGGAGTTGACGCTGACGACCAACGGCAGCCAGCTGGAGCGCTACGCGACGGAACTTTACGACGCGGGCGTCCGCCGGATCAACGTCAGCATCGACACCCTCGATCCCCACAAGTTCGAGGCGATCACCCGCTGGGGCAAGCTCGACAAGGTGCTGGCCGGCCTCAAGGCCGCCCGCGAGGCCGGGCTTGCCGTCAAGATCAACTGCGTCGCCCTGAAGGGCGTCAACGACGACGAATTCCACCGGCTGGTGGCCTGGTGCGGCGACGAGGGCTTCGACCTGACCTTCATCGAGGTGATGCCGATGGGCGACATCGGCGGAGAGGCCCGGTTGGACCAGTATCTGCCGCTCTCCCTGGTCCGTTCCAGGATCGCCGAGCGCTGGACCCTGAACGAGATCGACTACACCACCGGTGGCCCCGCGCGCTACGTGGAGGTGCGCGAAACCGGGCGCCGGATCGGCTTCATCACGCCGCTCACCCACAATTTCTGCGAAAGCTGCAACCGGGTCCGGCTGACCTGCACCGGCACCCTGTACATGTGCCTGGGCCAGGAGGATGCCGCCGACCTGCGAACCCCCGTCCGCATGAGCGACGACGACGCGCTGCTGGTGGAGCGCATCCGGGAAGCCATCGGGCGCAAGCCGAAGGGCCACGACTTCATCATCGACCGCCGCAGCAAGGCGGCGCCCGTGCCGCGACATATGAGCGTGACGGGCGGTTGA
- a CDS encoding AsmA family protein produces MKKFLIGLVLVAVVLVAGVVAVPFLVPVEQYKGRIEAEVTQRTGREFRIQGPISLSLLPTLAIELNDVSFAGPQGARTPEMVRLGQLELELKPWPLLRGEVQVDTLVLREPRIALEVDAQGRPNWVLDQPRATDQPEPAPAGPGDGQEQAAGLPDLRFGEVELVDGQVSYFDARTQALHEVTDVDVTLMAPDLSQPADIKGRLVFRDRPVTIDARIDQPRALVEAGASGLTAAVTGDLLSIRFDGALERAAAGPGATGRLDLRAPELRQLVAWATGNDPGDLPVQSASVAGGLAANADRIALTNGTYKAGDVEAAGNVAVALTGPRPKIDGVLTVARLNLDRYLNQPRPAGEQAPAQPASAAPAPASAPGEDSSGWSTRPIDLGALRTVDADLKIALAGLTVKGVDVGASDMAITLDGGRLRTVLGETALFDGTVSGQMNADASGAVPALALDLRINGVQAEPVLTRFADFDRLAGTARAVASLKTTGASERAMVEGLNGQGSVTFTDGAIKGINLAAMVRNATAAFQGQPVGNEPQQTDFAELGGNFTVQNGVVRNDDLRLLAPLLRLEGRGTVALPPKTIDYRLQPRLVSTIEGQGGTRDVTGIAVPILVRGSLTDPSFAPDLAGLAEEAIRNPEAIREQIEGLKGKKPEEAVKGLIEGLTGGQNAAPGQGSSNPAQQLRGLFGR; encoded by the coding sequence ATGAAAAAGTTCCTGATCGGCCTTGTGCTGGTCGCCGTCGTCCTGGTGGCGGGGGTGGTCGCGGTGCCGTTCCTCGTTCCGGTGGAACAGTACAAGGGACGCATCGAGGCCGAGGTCACCCAGCGTACCGGCCGTGAATTCAGGATCCAGGGGCCGATCTCGCTCTCCCTGCTGCCGACGCTCGCCATCGAGCTGAACGACGTCTCGTTCGCCGGCCCGCAGGGTGCCCGTACTCCGGAGATGGTCCGCCTCGGCCAGCTCGAACTCGAGCTGAAGCCCTGGCCGCTGCTGCGGGGAGAGGTCCAGGTCGACACGCTGGTCCTGCGCGAACCGCGGATCGCGCTGGAGGTCGATGCCCAGGGGCGCCCCAACTGGGTGCTCGACCAGCCCCGGGCGACGGACCAGCCGGAGCCTGCGCCGGCCGGGCCGGGCGACGGGCAGGAGCAGGCCGCCGGCCTGCCGGACCTCCGGTTCGGCGAGGTGGAGCTGGTGGACGGCCAAGTCAGCTATTTCGACGCCCGCACGCAGGCGCTGCACGAGGTCACCGACGTGGACGTCACCCTCATGGCGCCCGACCTCTCCCAGCCGGCCGACATCAAGGGCCGCCTCGTGTTCCGCGATCGGCCGGTGACGATCGACGCCCGCATCGACCAGCCGCGTGCCCTGGTCGAGGCCGGCGCCTCCGGGCTGACGGCGGCGGTCACCGGCGACCTGCTGTCGATCCGGTTCGACGGCGCGCTGGAACGGGCGGCCGCGGGACCCGGGGCGACCGGCAGGCTGGACCTCCGTGCGCCGGAACTGCGTCAGCTTGTGGCCTGGGCGACCGGGAACGACCCGGGCGACCTGCCTGTCCAGTCGGCGTCGGTGGCCGGCGGGCTGGCGGCGAACGCCGACCGGATCGCGCTCACCAACGGCACCTACAAGGCGGGTGACGTGGAGGCGGCCGGCAATGTCGCGGTCGCCCTCACCGGACCTCGGCCGAAGATCGACGGCGTGCTGACTGTTGCCCGGCTCAACCTGGACCGGTATCTGAACCAGCCCAGGCCTGCCGGGGAGCAGGCGCCCGCGCAGCCGGCGTCGGCGGCACCGGCGCCCGCCTCCGCTCCCGGCGAAGATTCGTCGGGGTGGAGCACCCGTCCGATCGACCTCGGCGCCCTCCGCACGGTCGATGCCGACCTCAAGATCGCCCTGGCCGGGCTGACCGTCAAAGGGGTCGATGTAGGTGCTTCGGACATGGCGATCACGCTGGACGGCGGCCGGCTCCGGACCGTGCTCGGCGAGACCGCCCTGTTCGACGGAACGGTATCGGGCCAGATGAACGCCGATGCCTCCGGCGCGGTGCCGGCCCTGGCGCTCGATCTCCGGATCAACGGGGTCCAGGCAGAGCCGGTGCTGACCCGGTTCGCCGATTTCGACCGGCTGGCCGGCACGGCCCGGGCGGTCGCCTCGCTCAAGACCACCGGGGCCAGCGAGCGGGCGATGGTCGAGGGGCTCAACGGGCAGGGGTCGGTGACCTTCACCGACGGGGCGATCAAGGGCATAAACCTGGCCGCCATGGTCCGCAACGCGACGGCCGCCTTCCAGGGGCAGCCGGTCGGCAACGAACCGCAGCAAACCGACTTCGCGGAACTGGGTGGCAATTTCACCGTCCAGAACGGCGTGGTCCGGAATGACGACCTGCGCCTGCTGGCGCCGCTGCTCCGGCTGGAAGGCCGCGGCACAGTGGCGCTGCCGCCGAAAACGATCGACTACCGGCTGCAGCCCCGGCTGGTCAGCACGATCGAGGGGCAGGGCGGTACCCGCGACGTCACCGGCATCGCGGTGCCGATCCTGGTGCGCGGCAGCCTGACCGACCCGAGCTTCGCGCCCGATCTCGCCGGCCTGGCCGAGGAGGCGATCCGCAATCCCGAGGCGATCCGCGAGCAGATCGAAGGGCTGAAGGGCAAGAAGCCGGAGGAGGCGGTCAAGGGCCTGATCGAGGGGCTGACCGGTGGCCAGAACGCGGCGCCGGGCCAGGGGTCGAGCAATCCGGCACAGCAGTTGCGGGGCCTGTTCGGCCGCTGA
- a CDS encoding CidA/LrgA family protein produces the protein MIAALMGLLACQLAGELLARLLGLPVPGPVLGTILLFLVLMARGRIPDTLRDVSRTLLANLSLLFVPAGVGIIQHLDRLRGEWLGIAAAVFGSTVLTMVVAVLVFRGVSRLTGADAAPSDRGRA, from the coding sequence ATGATTGCCGCCTTGATGGGCCTGCTGGCCTGCCAGCTGGCGGGTGAGCTGCTGGCCCGCCTGCTCGGCCTTCCGGTGCCCGGTCCCGTGCTCGGGACTATCCTGCTGTTCCTGGTCCTGATGGCCCGGGGTCGCATTCCGGACACGCTGCGCGACGTGTCGCGGACCCTGCTGGCCAACCTGTCCCTGCTGTTCGTTCCCGCCGGGGTCGGCATCATCCAGCATCTCGACCGCCTGCGCGGTGAGTGGCTCGGGATCGCGGCCGCGGTGTTCGGCAGCACCGTGCTGACCATGGTGGTCGCGGTCCTGGTCTTCCGCGGCGTCTCGCGCCTGACCGGGGCCGACGCGGCGCCATCGGACCGGGGGCGGGCATGA